In Chromatiales bacterium 21-64-14, the genomic window AGTCGTCGCCAATCGCATCGCTCACACTGGCAGCCCGTTCACCACGAGCTGCCGCCATGCCCTCCTTTGACGTGAGCTCCGAAGTCGACAAGCACGAGCTGACCAATACGGTCGACCCGGCCAACCGCGAGCTCGGCACCCGCTTCGACTTCAAGGGCCAGGACGCGTCATACGCACTGGATGATTTCGTGATCACCCAGAGTGCTTCGAGCGCATTCCAGCCGCAGCAGACGATCGACATCCTGCGCGGACGGATGGTGGCAAGAAAGATCGACATCCGCGCGCTTGATGTCGGCGATCCGGATACCAATCTGGGCGGGGCCCGCCAGCAGATCACCGTGAAACAGGGGATCGAGCAGCCGATGGCGAAAAAGCTGGTGGCCGAGCTGAAAGCCGCCAAACTCAAGGTCGAGACACAGATCAACGGCGACAAACTGCGGGTAACCGGCAAGAAGCGCGACGCCCCGCAGGCGGCGATGGCCTTGCTGCGCAAATCCGAGGTCGAGCTGTCGCCGCAGTTCGACAACTTCCGCGATTGATCCTGCCTGGGTCGAAACACGTGGACGTGACTCGCACAGCGCAGGATCAACCCTAACGCTTGCCGCCACGTTCCATCATCGCCTTCAGGTCGGCAAACGGATTGCCGGTTGCCGCAGGTGCCTCCTGCGCTCCCATCACCCCGCCACGTACATGATCGATATGGCGGGAGTGTTCGTTGTCATGGCAGTACACACACAACAACTCCCAGTTGCTGCCATCGGCCGGGTTGAAGTCGTGGTCGTGATTGCGATGGTGCACGGTCAACTCCTGCAGGTTGGCCCGGGTGAATTCACGCGCACAACGACCGCATACCCACGGATACATTTTCAGCGCTCGCTCGCGGTATCCCGATTCACGCTGCTCGGCGTGGCGCCGCGCCTCGGCGACGATGCGATCGAGCTTGCTGTTGTCGATGGGTGGCTTGGTCGGCATGGTCGATTCCCGGGGACGAAGCGGTTTGGCGCGGACAATAACGCAAACCATCGCTTGGCGGGCTCCACGCAAGCTCTG contains:
- a CDS encoding YajQ family cyclic di-GMP-binding protein, whose translation is MPSFDVSSEVDKHELTNTVDPANRELGTRFDFKGQDASYALDDFVITQSASSAFQPQQTIDILRGRMVARKIDIRALDVGDPDTNLGGARQQITVKQGIEQPMAKKLVAELKAAKLKVETQINGDKLRVTGKKRDAPQAAMALLRKSEVELSPQFDNFRD
- a CDS encoding HNH endonuclease, translated to MPTKPPIDNSKLDRIVAEARRHAEQRESGYRERALKMYPWVCGRCAREFTRANLQELTVHHRNHDHDFNPADGSNWELLCVYCHDNEHSRHIDHVRGGVMGAQEAPAATGNPFADLKAMMERGGKR